In one window of Methanolobus mangrovi DNA:
- a CDS encoding S-layer protein domain-containing protein, with translation MKRFTTIALVALIALAALIVPVSAVEATVEVRSEVFNGTDFADILNNVTVGNIVINTTNFAGFWYDIDDNLKSEELTILNNSAYVSGNAIQEGGLWYNASIVQANYTGDFAAEADVTGSDNTTFPLIGLFAEKYVPTDDADASELVKLLLDTDDKYTLRTGSALELAGGYELTAKQIDVEGDKVWMELSKDGEFVEDEVIDVTGGEATWDYDVDVGDQDDVIVFRVLITDVFQGQVDSLAVVEGLWLLDYENILEIETSDEFGELEVDAVSNVIAMFNSGTLTLSVDKDIDLAEGMKLVTADDANDDLRFALVKEYTDAGTYEVRGSVAEGNGLHTWTPSNFAGFWYDIDDNTGSESLNITVSGTTVADEGGLWYNTTIVQTDYEADFAAEADVTGSANTTFPIIGLFAQEYVATDDADASELVKLLLDTDDKYTLRTGSALELAGGYELTAKQIDVEGDKVWMELSKDGEFVEDEVIDVTGGEATWDYDVDVGDQDDVIVFRVLITDVFQGQVDSLAVVEGLWLLDYENILEIETSDEFGELEVDAVSSTISMFNSGTITLSADKEIDLAEGMMLKTADNSTVRFYPFVERTIGEEMVVDDSGVGEEVTEEMPAEEEVTEEVPSEEEVTEEMPAEEEEEEPAEETAEEESPGFEAVFAVAGLLAVAYLVRRN, from the coding sequence ATGAAAAGATTTACAACTATCGCATTAGTTGCTCTCATTGCTCTTGCAGCATTAATCGTGCCTGTAAGCGCTGTAGAAGCAACTGTAGAAGTGCGCAGTGAGGTCTTCAACGGTACAGACTTTGCTGACATTTTAAACAATGTAACAGTAGGTAACATTGTTATCAACACTACAAACTTTGCAGGTTTCTGGTATGATATCGATGATAACCTTAAAAGTGAAGAACTTACAATCCTAAATAACTCTGCTTACGTAAGCGGAAATGCTATTCAGGAAGGCGGCCTCTGGTACAATGCATCTATTGTACAGGCAAACTATACTGGAGACTTCGCTGCTGAGGCAGACGTTACTGGTTCAGATAACACAACTTTCCCACTAATTGGACTCTTCGCTGAGAAGTATGTCCCTACAGACGATGCTGATGCAAGTGAACTTGTAAAGCTTCTTCTTGACACCGATGACAAGTACACACTCAGGACTGGCTCTGCACTCGAGCTCGCTGGCGGCTATGAACTTACCGCAAAGCAGATCGATGTAGAAGGTGACAAGGTCTGGATGGAGCTCTCCAAGGACGGAGAATTCGTAGAGGATGAAGTCATTGATGTAACAGGCGGCGAAGCAACCTGGGATTATGATGTAGATGTCGGCGACCAGGATGATGTAATCGTCTTCAGAGTACTCATCACCGATGTATTCCAGGGTCAGGTAGACAGCCTTGCAGTTGTTGAAGGTCTCTGGCTCCTTGATTACGAGAATATTCTTGAAATCGAAACCTCTGATGAATTCGGAGAACTTGAGGTCGATGCAGTTTCCAACGTCATCGCAATGTTCAATTCCGGCACACTTACTCTTTCAGTTGACAAGGATATCGACCTTGCAGAAGGCATGAAACTTGTGACTGCAGATGATGCAAATGATGATCTTAGATTTGCTCTTGTAAAGGAATATACTGACGCAGGAACTTACGAGGTAAGAGGTAGTGTTGCAGAAGGCAATGGACTCCACACATGGACTCCAAGCAACTTTGCAGGTTTCTGGTATGATATCGATGATAATACTGGTTCAGAATCACTTAACATCACTGTAAGTGGTACTACCGTTGCAGATGAAGGTGGTCTCTGGTACAACACAACTATTGTTCAGACAGACTATGAGGCAGACTTCGCTGCTGAGGCAGACGTTACTGGTTCAGCTAACACAACTTTCCCAATTATCGGTCTCTTTGCACAAGAATATGTTGCAACAGACGATGCTGATGCAAGTGAACTTGTAAAGCTTCTTCTTGACACCGATGACAAGTACACACTCAGGACTGGCTCTGCACTCGAGCTCGCTGGCGGCTATGAACTTACCGCAAAGCAGATCGATGTAGAAGGTGACAAGGTCTGGATGGAGCTCTCCAAGGACGGAGAATTCGTAGAGGATGAAGTCATTGATGTAACAGGCGGCGAAGCAACCTGGGATTATGATGTAGATGTCGGCGACCAGGATGATGTAATCGTCTTCAGAGTACTCATCACCGATGTATTCCAGGGTCAGGTAGACAGCCTTGCAGTTGTTGAAGGTCTCTGGCTCCTTGATTACGAGAATATTCTTGAAATCGAAACCTCTGATGAATTCGGAGAACTTGAGGTCGATGCAGTTTCCTCAACCATCTCAATGTTCAATTCCGGTACAATTACTCTGTCCGCAGACAAGGAAATCGACCTTGCAGAAGGCATGATGCTCAAGACTGCAGACAACAGTACTGTCAGATTCTACCCATTCGTCGAGAGAACAATCGGTGAAGAAATGGTAGTTGATGACTCTGGTGTCGGCGAAGAAGTAACCGAAGAAATGCCTGCTGAGGAAGAAGTAACTGAAGAAGTACCTTCCGAGGAAGAAGTAACTGAGGAAATGCCTGCTGAAGAAGAAGAAGAAGAGCCTGCAGAAGAAACTGCTGAAGAAGAATCCCCAGGATTTGAAGCAGTATTCGCAGTAGCTGGTCTCCTTGCAGTAGCATACCTTGTTAGAAGAAACTAA
- a CDS encoding ATPase domain-containing protein, whose amino-acid sequence MYDGAVSEEISMEDEANRVKTGIPGFDELCGGGLIRDRTYLISGTSGAGKTNFSIQFIYNGITKYGENGIIVATEERPEQIRENVLKLGWDLQALEDENKLVIIDACSTKIGIPSQEKYVDVRPFDIRSMMDQIIATQEEINAKRALIDSTTSVSFYLQDPAKIRIELLKLSTTLEVIGLTSMMTCELIDESKPSRFGVENFVTDGTIVLYYKRHENVRMRSMEIYKMRGSDHSKKIHPYDITPNGFVIHPHEEVYSMF is encoded by the coding sequence ATGTACGATGGTGCAGTTTCTGAAGAGATATCAATGGAAGATGAGGCAAATCGTGTCAAAACGGGTATTCCAGGATTTGATGAGTTATGTGGTGGAGGACTCATTCGCGACAGGACATACCTCATATCAGGCACATCAGGTGCCGGTAAAACTAATTTCTCTATTCAATTCATATACAACGGAATTACCAAATATGGCGAGAACGGGATAATTGTCGCAACTGAAGAAAGACCCGAGCAAATTAGAGAAAACGTTCTCAAATTAGGATGGGATCTGCAAGCACTCGAAGATGAGAACAAGCTTGTTATCATTGATGCTTGCTCCACTAAAATAGGCATACCTTCACAGGAAAAGTACGTCGATGTACGACCTTTTGACATCAGGTCAATGATGGACCAGATCATAGCCACCCAGGAGGAGATAAATGCCAAACGCGCCCTTATTGATTCAACCACATCTGTTAGTTTCTACCTCCAGGATCCGGCAAAAATTAGAATAGAACTCCTGAAGCTCAGTACTACACTTGAAGTTATAGGCCTGACATCAATGATGACATGTGAGCTTATAGACGAATCCAAACCGTCTAGGTTCGGAGTTGAGAACTTTGTAACAGACGGTACTATAGTACTGTACTACAAAAGACATGAAAATGTAAGGATGAGAAGTATGGAAATATACAAAATGAGAGGATCAGACCATAGTAAGAAGATCCACCCCTACGATATAACACCCAATGGGTTTGTTATTCATCCGCACGAGGAAGTATACTCAATGTTCTAA
- a CDS encoding ATPase domain-containing protein, whose translation MNRLKNISCGVKGLDEILGGMVSPSTILVAGTAGVGKTIMSLQMLSNSSKNGEKALYIPITTESTDKLKMYNSTLDFFDDSFEVHAINRQLAEKDPLTTLIEIGNIIESIKPDRLVIDPITPLGYGFIEQEKRRFFYTLDSMLQERNMLTFLVGELLKTELHNSVVSHLSDGIIYLTREDRNSRADHRMEFIKMRGIDPGIRSEITSRKYLYNVNSAGFTVYPHLKPETELALDDSRVETGVPGLDSMFDGGLLRYNSLLVAGTPGTGKKIFGLQFILQGLENNESGIVITFEDTPHQMILDAKRMGWDLEKYVANGLLHFICNNPSEIYTGEHAANIKEIIETNHIRRVFFDGTNHLELSIPDNLELRGYLYSITSYLKSRNITSLFTTDIAPSECPGNEKIDAAPIMDSVLVLHNSRARDRRYMCVTKSRGTKHKRTVKEYAITESGIKLRIDTLI comes from the coding sequence ATGAACAGGTTAAAAAACATCTCATGTGGTGTCAAAGGACTTGATGAAATATTGGGCGGAATGGTATCACCCTCAACAATCCTGGTAGCCGGAACAGCAGGAGTAGGGAAGACTATAATGTCACTCCAGATGTTATCAAATTCATCCAAAAATGGAGAGAAGGCACTATATATACCCATTACAACAGAAAGTACTGATAAACTAAAGATGTACAATTCAACACTTGATTTTTTTGATGATTCCTTTGAAGTACATGCAATAAACAGGCAACTTGCAGAAAAGGATCCATTGACAACTTTGATCGAGATTGGAAATATAATAGAGTCCATCAAACCGGACAGACTGGTAATTGATCCCATTACACCACTTGGTTATGGATTCATCGAACAGGAAAAAAGGAGATTTTTCTATACACTTGATTCTATGCTTCAAGAAAGGAACATGCTTACATTCCTTGTAGGAGAACTTTTGAAGACAGAGCTGCATAACTCAGTAGTAAGCCACCTCTCAGACGGCATTATATACCTTACAAGAGAAGACAGGAATTCAAGAGCCGACCATCGCATGGAATTCATTAAAATGAGAGGAATCGACCCAGGAATACGCTCAGAGATAACATCCCGCAAATACCTGTACAACGTAAATTCAGCAGGTTTTACTGTCTATCCACACCTTAAACCTGAAACGGAGCTGGCATTGGATGATTCCAGGGTTGAAACAGGAGTCCCGGGACTGGATAGCATGTTCGATGGAGGTCTTTTGAGATACAACAGCCTTCTTGTAGCCGGAACACCAGGAACCGGGAAGAAAATATTCGGTTTGCAGTTCATATTGCAAGGACTTGAAAATAATGAATCCGGAATAGTAATTACATTCGAAGATACACCCCACCAGATGATACTTGATGCAAAAAGAATGGGATGGGATCTGGAAAAATATGTCGCTAACGGGCTTTTACATTTCATCTGCAATAACCCTAGCGAGATATACACAGGGGAGCATGCTGCAAATATAAAGGAAATCATTGAAACAAATCATATTAGAAGAGTATTCTTTGACGGAACCAATCATCTTGAATTGTCCATACCTGACAACTTGGAACTTCGAGGATACCTATATTCAATAACAAGTTACCTTAAAAGCCGCAACATTACGTCATTATTTACAACAGATATAGCTCCCTCTGAATGCCCTGGAAATGAAAAAATTGATGCGGCACCAATTATGGATTCAGTCCTTGTTTTACATAATTCCCGTGCAAGAGATCGCAGATACATGTGTGTTACCAAATCCAGAGGAACAAAACACAAGCGAACAGTAAAAGAATATGCGATCACAGAAAGCGGAATTAAACTTAGAATTGACACTTTGATATAA
- a CDS encoding MarR family transcriptional regulator codes for MEELIGFVTGNKNRQKLLALLGSKHQLDASKLAKNMHIARPSVDKIVEELIEKELIEQECDVYKLTELGETLERKVHNI; via the coding sequence ATGGAAGAATTGATAGGATTTGTAACCGGTAATAAAAACCGCCAGAAATTACTTGCTTTGTTGGGTTCCAAACATCAGCTGGATGCATCTAAACTGGCAAAGAACATGCATATTGCTCGTCCTTCTGTCGATAAGATCGTGGAAGAACTCATTGAGAAAGAATTGATAGAACAGGAATGTGATGTTTACAAGCTGACTGAGTTAGGGGAGACTCTGGAACGCAAGGTCCATAACATTTGA
- a CDS encoding ribonuclease P protein component 4 yields MAKSRKKNKAISKNIAQERIQYLFELARNELSLGTGKSERYVSLARKIGMRHRVSIPADFKRNFCKDCGSLLMPGQNSRIRLKNGCITITCLECGGIKRYPFKSSETK; encoded by the coding sequence ATGGCAAAATCCAGAAAGAAAAACAAAGCTATATCTAAGAATATTGCTCAGGAACGTATCCAGTATCTCTTTGAACTCGCAAGGAATGAGCTTTCCCTGGGTACTGGAAAGAGTGAACGGTATGTTTCGCTAGCAAGAAAAATAGGTATGCGCCACCGTGTGAGTATACCTGCAGATTTCAAACGTAATTTTTGTAAGGACTGCGGGTCATTACTCATGCCCGGTCAAAACTCAAGAATCCGGCTTAAAAATGGATGCATTACTATCACGTGCCTTGAATGCGGTGGGATTAAAAGGTATCCTTTTAAGTCGTCAGAAACAAAATGA
- a CDS encoding MBL fold metallo-hydrolase: MSSVTIDGILIKWLGNSGFMIKGDGMVLYIDPVNIPGNVPEEDMADLLFITHEHFGHCDPESIRKVRKSDCTTLIPENMGLQFRGDARRVIKGDSLTGDLSIKSVDIEVVPAYDSCDGSRCSGDGVGYFFVLGGLNIYHAGHTCTLPGWEFTSPDVAILPIGSPQVMDEVQAINAVTLLSPRVVIPITYDLDGIDGISPDAFVDMVKEKSPSTKVVIL, from the coding sequence TTGAGTAGCGTAACAATTGATGGTATTTTGATCAAATGGCTTGGGAACTCCGGTTTTATGATAAAAGGGGATGGTATGGTTCTCTATATAGATCCTGTCAATATTCCTGGTAACGTTCCTGAAGAAGATATGGCAGACCTGCTCTTTATTACTCATGAACACTTTGGGCATTGTGATCCTGAGTCTATCCGCAAAGTCCGTAAATCCGACTGTACTACTCTAATCCCTGAGAACATGGGTTTGCAGTTCAGGGGGGATGCAAGAAGAGTTATCAAAGGTGATTCTCTTACAGGCGACCTAAGCATTAAAAGTGTGGATATTGAAGTTGTTCCTGCATACGATTCCTGTGATGGCTCACGTTGTTCAGGGGATGGTGTAGGGTACTTCTTTGTATTAGGTGGATTGAATATATATCATGCAGGACATACGTGTACTCTCCCTGGGTGGGAATTTACTTCTCCTGATGTTGCTATCTTGCCTATTGGTAGTCCTCAGGTTATGGATGAGGTCCAGGCAATAAATGCAGTAACCTTGTTATCTCCGCGGGTTGTAATTCCGATAACTTATGATTTGGATGGAATTGATGGCATAAGTCCCGATGCATTTGTGGACATGGTCAAAGAAAAATCTCCCTCTACCAAAGTAGTTATTCTTTAA
- a CDS encoding D-aminoacyl-tRNA deacylase gives MKEKKTNILCSASDRASQNIKEHLIQNEQWEKLDKLPAGWDGLLSVYENPRYRIIEIKDHHIYQDRIDEKMISFGFDTDLIIVASKHKSKDGRSVLTAHFTGNPNDADFGGRPRELSIPATQIMSSILNNMDQMAENTCYSANMESTHHGPTDMRTAMVYAEIGSSEEQWIDPVAGDIVARAILKARPKNIPVAIGFGGGHYASRQTELILETDVTFGHNFPDYQLPYVDKDMIVQAYEKSKADFVYLDRKSMNSKERERLHGIIRELGYPHLRESEIKEIKGLPWNCFLKIKAISDELCPDGKFKITELFRSSFDKTYRPIENGKEVEFFTCNINEELLKETINADRNKTISVLNEYAPIYMEMKNGTISNCIMGIGKDTKTAMQNVTNECIKILKEHYEIKYIPDENILYIISNRFDPKAAKEFGIPPGPMLSELAKGNSVVVNGRTIESYMVHKRMIKEILLSY, from the coding sequence ATGAAAGAGAAGAAGACCAATATACTTTGTTCAGCTTCAGACAGAGCCAGCCAGAACATAAAAGAACATTTGATCCAGAATGAACAATGGGAAAAGCTCGACAAGCTCCCAGCTGGATGGGATGGTTTGTTATCTGTTTATGAAAATCCAAGATACAGAATAATAGAGATCAAAGATCATCACATATATCAGGATAGAATTGATGAAAAAATGATATCTTTTGGATTTGATACCGACTTAATAATAGTAGCTTCCAAACATAAGAGCAAGGATGGAAGATCAGTCCTTACGGCACATTTTACAGGAAACCCAAATGATGCTGATTTTGGAGGGCGTCCACGCGAGTTATCGATACCAGCAACCCAAATAATGAGTTCCATACTTAATAATATGGATCAAATGGCAGAGAATACATGCTATTCGGCCAACATGGAATCGACTCACCATGGCCCTACTGATATGAGAACAGCTATGGTGTACGCAGAGATAGGTAGTTCGGAAGAACAATGGATCGATCCAGTTGCAGGAGACATTGTTGCAAGAGCCATACTGAAAGCACGGCCTAAAAATATTCCTGTTGCCATTGGTTTTGGAGGAGGACATTATGCTTCAAGACAAACAGAACTGATACTGGAAACAGATGTAACATTCGGACATAATTTCCCTGACTATCAATTGCCTTATGTTGACAAAGATATGATCGTGCAGGCCTATGAAAAATCAAAGGCCGATTTTGTTTATCTTGACAGGAAATCCATGAATTCCAAAGAAAGAGAAAGACTCCACGGAATCATAAGAGAACTTGGATACCCACACTTAAGAGAAAGTGAAATTAAAGAAATAAAAGGACTTCCTTGGAATTGTTTTTTAAAAATTAAAGCAATAAGTGATGAACTCTGCCCGGATGGGAAATTTAAGATCACTGAATTGTTCAGGTCATCTTTTGATAAAACATATAGACCCATAGAAAATGGAAAGGAAGTGGAATTTTTTACATGTAACATCAACGAAGAACTACTCAAAGAAACAATTAATGCAGACAGAAACAAAACAATATCCGTGCTTAATGAGTATGCCCCCATTTATATGGAGATGAAAAATGGGACCATATCAAACTGCATCATGGGAATAGGAAAAGATACTAAAACTGCTATGCAGAACGTCACAAATGAATGCATTAAAATACTAAAAGAGCATTATGAAATTAAATATATTCCTGATGAGAATATACTATACATAATAAGTAATAGATTCGATCCAAAAGCAGCAAAGGAATTTGGTATCCCACCAGGACCAATGTTATCCGAACTGGCAAAAGGCAATTCTGTTGTTGTGAATGGAAGGACAATTGAATCCTATATGGTCCATAAAAGGATGATTAAGGAAATTCTACTGTCTTACTAA
- the ftsZ gene encoding cell division protein FtsZ — protein sequence MRSIVEEALARSEQEARIRSSDVNPGLKDIDAELEEMLRQLHTNIKVIGCGGGGSNSTQRMLDEGIKGAEFIAVNTDAQHLLTIKTDQKILIGRKKTRGLGAGSLPQIGEDAALESVDEIAAVVNGSDMVFITCGLGGGTGTGSAPIVAEAARDAGALTIAVVTLPFSVEGQVRRTNAEAGLERLREVADTVIVVPNDKLLEVVPRLPLAAAFKVSDEVLMRAVKGITELITKPGLVNLDFADVRTVMQNGGVAMIGLGEAEGELKAVESVQKALRSPLLDVDISGATSALVNVIGGPDMTIAEAESVVQEVYSRIDPEARLIWGAQVNDELENTVRTMIVVTGVKSPQIYGHGGAKTVTRKYGIDFVK from the coding sequence ATGAGATCCATAGTAGAAGAAGCACTGGCAAGATCTGAACAGGAAGCACGCATTCGCAGTTCAGACGTTAATCCAGGGCTAAAAGACATAGACGCAGAGTTAGAGGAGATGCTACGCCAATTACACACCAACATCAAAGTAATTGGTTGTGGTGGCGGCGGTTCAAATAGTACACAGAGAATGCTCGATGAAGGAATAAAAGGTGCTGAATTCATTGCTGTGAATACTGATGCACAACATCTCCTTACTATTAAAACAGACCAGAAGATCCTCATTGGCAGGAAAAAGACAAGAGGACTTGGAGCAGGCAGTCTCCCCCAGATTGGAGAAGATGCAGCCCTTGAAAGTGTAGATGAGATAGCTGCAGTAGTCAATGGCAGCGACATGGTGTTCATCACATGCGGCCTTGGCGGAGGAACCGGAACAGGTTCAGCCCCAATTGTAGCGGAAGCAGCAAGAGATGCAGGAGCACTTACTATTGCAGTTGTAACCTTACCGTTCAGCGTAGAAGGTCAGGTAAGAAGAACAAATGCAGAAGCAGGTCTTGAACGATTAAGAGAGGTAGCGGACACAGTAATTGTCGTGCCAAACGACAAGCTTCTTGAAGTTGTCCCAAGGCTTCCATTAGCAGCGGCATTTAAAGTATCAGACGAAGTCCTTATGAGAGCTGTGAAGGGAATTACCGAACTCATCACAAAACCAGGACTTGTAAACCTTGACTTTGCAGACGTAAGAACGGTCATGCAGAATGGTGGTGTCGCAATGATAGGGCTTGGAGAAGCAGAAGGAGAACTAAAAGCAGTTGAATCTGTGCAGAAAGCACTTCGCAGTCCACTTCTGGACGTAGATATCTCCGGAGCGACATCCGCACTGGTCAATGTAATTGGCGGACCCGATATGACAATTGCTGAAGCAGAGAGTGTTGTACAGGAAGTATACAGCAGAATCGATCCTGAAGCAAGACTTATATGGGGAGCACAGGTCAATGACGAGCTTGAGAATACAGTGCGTACTATGATCGTTGTGACTGGAGTGAAATCACCCCAGATATATGGCCATGGTGGAGCCAAAACCGTAACAAGAAAATACGGAATTGATTTCGTTAAATAG
- a CDS encoding protein translocase SEC61 complex subunit gamma: MNSTSINQSLKTYLRVLKLTKKPSREEFLTIAKVAGLGILAIGFAGFLIYVLLVEMPQWV; the protein is encoded by the coding sequence ATCAATAGCACTAGCATAAACCAATCCTTGAAGACATATTTAAGGGTACTCAAACTTACAAAGAAACCATCCAGAGAGGAATTTCTAACCATAGCAAAAGTTGCTGGGCTGGGAATTCTTGCAATTGGTTTTGCCGGGTTCCTTATATATGTGTTATTGGTAGAGATGCCGCAATGGGTGTAA
- a CDS encoding transcription elongation factor Spt5, translating to MTDESVIFVVKTTANQERSVANMITQVVRKEHLDIRAILAPDELKGYVLIEGTNPGDVEQAIQTVPHARALVKGQSSIEEISHFLTPKPTVTGISEGAIIEITSGPFKGEKARVKRVDEGHEEITVELFDAVVPIPITIRGDTVRVLRKDEEGNS from the coding sequence ATGACTGATGAGTCTGTGATATTCGTAGTCAAAACAACTGCGAATCAGGAACGTTCCGTCGCAAATATGATAACACAAGTTGTAAGGAAAGAACATCTGGACATCAGAGCTATTCTTGCTCCTGATGAACTGAAAGGATATGTGCTTATAGAAGGAACTAACCCCGGAGATGTTGAGCAGGCCATACAGACTGTTCCACACGCAAGGGCGCTGGTTAAAGGGCAATCCTCCATAGAAGAGATATCACATTTCCTTACACCAAAACCGACTGTAACAGGAATATCCGAAGGCGCGATCATTGAGATCACTTCCGGCCCATTCAAGGGTGAAAAAGCTCGTGTAAAGAGGGTCGATGAAGGCCATGAGGAAATAACTGTAGAGTTGTTCGATGCAGTTGTACCGATACCTATAACTATCCGTGGAGATACTGTAAGGGTTCTCAGGAAAGATGAGGAAGGAAATTCCTGA
- a CDS encoding 50S ribosomal protein L11, giving the protein MANVVEALVPGGKANPGPPLGPALGPLGINIKDVIEKINEKTKDYNGMQVPVKVIVADDKSFEIEVGTPPTSALILQEVGIQKGSGEPNKVIVGNLTIPQAAKVARMKKDDILSYDLKAAVKEVLGSCVPMGVTAEGMTAKECQKAIDEGKFDDVLAQETW; this is encoded by the coding sequence ATGGCAAATGTTGTTGAAGCATTGGTCCCAGGAGGAAAAGCAAACCCAGGACCACCACTCGGTCCAGCTCTGGGCCCTCTTGGAATTAACATAAAAGACGTAATCGAAAAGATTAACGAAAAGACGAAAGATTACAACGGGATGCAAGTCCCTGTTAAAGTAATAGTAGCAGACGATAAGAGTTTTGAGATAGAAGTCGGAACTCCACCAACGTCAGCACTTATACTCCAAGAAGTTGGAATTCAGAAGGGATCTGGAGAACCAAATAAAGTGATTGTAGGAAACCTCACAATCCCACAGGCAGCAAAAGTTGCTCGTATGAAGAAAGATGATATCTTATCATACGATCTGAAAGCTGCTGTGAAAGAGGTACTCGGATCCTGCGTCCCCATGGGTGTTACAGCTGAAGGCATGACTGCAAAGGAATGCCAGAAAGCCATCGATGAGGGCAAATTTGACGATGTGCTGGCACAAGAAACATGGTAA
- a CDS encoding 50S ribosomal protein L1, with translation MADESVIQAIERLLAESPERKFPESVDLAINLKNLDMSQPKNRIDEEILLPNGRGKNLKIAVFAKGEVGLQAKEAGADYVFSEEDLAEIGGDKARARTLANECDFFVAEVQYMAQIGKNLGAILGPRGKMPTPLPPGKNVADLINSARSSIRVRSKDKLTFHVSVGRRDMDIEKLAGNIETVLSRVEHSLEKGKHNIKAIYVTTTMGKSVRVL, from the coding sequence ATGGCAGACGAAAGCGTAATACAAGCTATAGAAAGGTTATTAGCGGAGTCACCTGAGAGGAAATTCCCAGAAAGTGTAGACTTGGCTATAAACTTAAAGAATCTGGATATGAGTCAGCCTAAAAACCGTATTGATGAAGAGATATTACTTCCAAACGGTCGAGGAAAAAACCTTAAGATCGCAGTCTTTGCGAAAGGTGAGGTTGGACTCCAAGCTAAAGAAGCTGGCGCAGACTATGTCTTTTCAGAAGAAGATCTCGCAGAGATCGGAGGAGACAAAGCACGTGCAAGAACACTTGCTAATGAATGTGATTTCTTTGTTGCAGAAGTTCAGTACATGGCACAGATTGGTAAGAACCTTGGTGCAATTTTAGGTCCAAGGGGAAAGATGCCAACTCCACTGCCACCAGGAAAGAACGTGGCTGATCTGATCAACAGTGCAAGAAGCTCAATCAGAGTAAGATCAAAGGATAAGCTCACATTCCACGTATCTGTTGGTCGTAGGGATATGGACATCGAGAAACTCGCAGGTAACATTGAAACAGTCCTTAGTAGAGTAGAACACTCACTCGAAAAAGGCAAGCATAACATTAAAGCTATTTATGTTACAACCACTATGGGTAAATCAGTGAGGGTGCTATAA